A single window of Magnetococcus marinus MC-1 DNA harbors:
- a CDS encoding nitrogen fixation protein NifZ: MQHQEYEEIAGNYRFENASAVRLIKSIRNDGTFPGKRSGEVLVRKGTVGFVRQAGVFLQEHNIYEIHFIDDDLIVGCREKELQDAELPWVESLFETRDRVMLAVPLEIKGETLVDTDQVGEVVEVNSSNPDKIVCQVHFGERYFNIPEKLLVMAPELDNQPDYEFNQTQKMMMGLLPTAQS; the protein is encoded by the coding sequence ATGCAACACCAAGAGTATGAAGAGATTGCCGGTAACTACCGGTTTGAAAATGCCAGCGCGGTACGGTTGATTAAGTCCATCCGCAACGATGGCACCTTTCCTGGCAAACGCAGTGGCGAGGTGCTGGTGCGCAAGGGAACCGTGGGTTTTGTGCGTCAGGCTGGGGTTTTTTTGCAGGAGCACAATATCTACGAAATTCACTTTATCGACGATGACTTGATTGTCGGTTGCCGTGAAAAAGAGCTACAAGACGCCGAACTGCCCTGGGTAGAGAGCCTGTTTGAGACCCGTGATCGGGTTATGCTGGCAGTGCCGTTGGAGATCAAAGGGGAGACCCTGGTTGACACCGATCAGGTTGGGGAGGTGGTGGAGGTCAATAGCAGCAACCCCGACAAAATTGTCTGTCAGGTCCACTTTGGCGAGCGCTATTTTAATATCCCAGAGAAGCTGCTGGTCATGGCGCCGGAGTTGGACAACCAACCCGATTATGAGTTTAACCAGACCCAGAAAATGATGATGGGCCTGCTACCAACCGCCCAATCTTGA